The Lycium barbarum isolate Lr01 chromosome 10, ASM1917538v2, whole genome shotgun sequence genome includes a region encoding these proteins:
- the LOC132615555 gene encoding uncharacterized protein LOC132615555 isoform X2 produces the protein MTTPLSLSVSSTKKRSSDKEDELAMEKEKQEEEASQREHQPPYISRMRPLTKEEAYGGGMYGKDDETPATKVDKAPASETQSADGPKEAASIQPENKPPQSSGHRDIDITGQSYIQ, from the exons ATGACAACTCCACTTAGCTTAAGTGTTAGTTCAACAAAGAAAAGGTCGTCTGACAAGGAGGATGAATTAGCCATGGAGAAAGAAAAGCAAGAGGAGGAGGCTAGCCAGAGGGAACACCAACCACCATATATTTCGAGGATGCGACCACTTACAAAGGAA GAAGCATACGGTGGTGGCATGTATGGGAAGGATGATGAAACTCCGGCCACGAAAGTGGACAAGGCACCTGCAAGTGAAACACAAAGTGCTGATGGACCAAAGGAAGCAGCCTCTATTCAGCCGGAAAATAAACCTCCACAGTCTTCCGGCCACCGTGACATTGATATCACCGGACAATCCTACATTCAATAG
- the LOC132615555 gene encoding uncharacterized protein LOC132615555 isoform X1, translated as MTTPLSLSVSSTKKRSSDKEDELAMEKEKQEEEASQREHQPPYISRMRPLTKEVLQHPLIYIYEAYGGGMYGKDDETPATKVDKAPASETQSADGPKEAASIQPENKPPQSSGHRDIDITGQSYIQ; from the exons ATGACAACTCCACTTAGCTTAAGTGTTAGTTCAACAAAGAAAAGGTCGTCTGACAAGGAGGATGAATTAGCCATGGAGAAAGAAAAGCAAGAGGAGGAGGCTAGCCAGAGGGAACACCAACCACCATATATTTCGAGGATGCGACCACTTACAAAGGAAGTGTTACAACAtccattaatatatatatat GAAGCATACGGTGGTGGCATGTATGGGAAGGATGATGAAACTCCGGCCACGAAAGTGGACAAGGCACCTGCAAGTGAAACACAAAGTGCTGATGGACCAAAGGAAGCAGCCTCTATTCAGCCGGAAAATAAACCTCCACAGTCTTCCGGCCACCGTGACATTGATATCACCGGACAATCCTACATTCAATAG
- the LOC132615644 gene encoding pentatricopeptide repeat-containing protein At3g53360, mitochondrial-like, producing MSFTQRLRACTNSKSLFNGKAIHAQLLKFGSKQDVFTNNHLLAMYLKLNQLNDAQQMFDKMPERNIISWTTLISTYSHLGMSEKALDWFKSMVLEDGFAPNCYTYVAALSGCTNLRAEKTGKELHGKMLKTEENLNSFVTNCLVNFYGKCGLLKSARIVFDGIMEPNSVTWASLISCYFHCEEYQEGLNMFVLALRKGVIVNEFICGSVLGASAAIKSLQLGMQIHSLIVKSSLGSMDQFVVTGLINFYAKCGRLDLARRAFDEAEAPELHAWTAVIGGCVQLGSGKEAIDLFCKLLSSDLKPSERTFSSVLGAFVDVKELRVGKQIHCRIVKLGFNSFSFVSNALLDFYCKNDLFMESLNLFQEMKEHDVVSWNTLISGCVSSGQYEEAMRFLREMLLEGFEPSLYTYSSILSICGDLPALEWGKQTHCRVLKSRFDSNVVVDSALVDMYAKCGRLGYARRVFDILPEKNLVSWNTMVVGYAQHGFGKEALEIYAMMQSHGVKPNDITFLGVLSACGHVGLLDEGLHHFTSMTKVHGTIPRTDHLACIVSLFARKGKTKEAYGFIKSFSGEPDKVVWRCLLSGCKANRDFILGKYAAEKILSIDPDDTSAYIVLANIYAELQMWDETAKIRKVIKEKALKKETGHSWIELQNKLYTFSACHIMSLQESYLQQVLTGLTAQLLDSGYVPDFMFSLNFED from the coding sequence ATGTCCTTTACTCAACGCCTTCGAGCATGCACCAATTCAAAGTCCCTCTTCAATGGCAAAGCAATCCATGCACAACTACTCAAATTTGGGTCCAAACAAGATGTTTTCACAAACAATCACTTACTCGCCATGTACTTAAAACTCAACCAACTCAATGATGCACAGCAAATGTTCGACAAAATGCCTGAAAGAAACATCATTTCTTGGACAACCTTGATTTCCACATATTCTCATTTGGGTATGTCTGAAAAAGCTTTGGATTGGTTTAAATCAATGGTTCTTGAAGATGGGTTTGCTCCAAATTGTTATACATATGTAGCTGCTTTATCAGGTTGTACTAACTTAAGAGCTGAAAAAACAGGGAAAGAGTTACATGGAAAGATGTTAAAAACTGAGGAAAACCTTAATAGTTTTGTAACTAACTGTTTAGTTAACTTTTATGGTAAATGTGGGTTGTTGAAATCAGCTAGGATAGTTTTTGATGGAATTATGGAACCAAATTCTGTTACTTGGGCTTCTctcatttcttgttatttccattgtGAGGAGTATCAAGAAGGATTGAACATGTTCGTTTTGGCGTTGAGGAAAGGAGTTATAGTGAATGAGTTTATCTGTGGGAGCGTTTTGGGAGCTTCTGCTGCGATAAAAAGTTTGCAACTTGGGATGCAAATTCATAGTTTGATTGTCAAGTCTAGTTTGGGGAGTATGGATCAGTTTGTGGTGACTGGTTTGATTAATTTTTACGCAAAATGTGGTCGATTGGACTTGGCACGTCGAGCTTTTGATGAGGCAGAGGCACCGGAGTTGCATGCTTGGACTGCTGTAATCGGAGGCTGTGTGCAGTTAGGGAGTGGAAAAGAGGCCATTGATCTTTTCTGTAAGTTGCTTTCGTCGGACTTGAAACCGAGTGAGAGAACATTTTCATCAGTTCTTGGAGCTTTTGTTGATGTAAAAGAACTCAGAGTTGGGAAACAGATCCATTGCCGGATTGTAAAATTAGGGTTCAACTCCTTTAGTTTCGTATCGAATGCTTTATTGGACTTTTACTGCAAAAACGACCTGTTTATGGAATCGTTAAACCTCTTTCAAGAAATGAAAGAACATGATGTTGTTAGCTGGAATACGCTAATTTCTGGATGTGTGAGCTCAGGTCAGTATGAAGAAGCTATGAGATTTCTCAGGGAGATGTTGCTTGAGGGTTTCGAACCGAGTCTATACACGTACTCTAGCATTTTGAGCATTTGTGGAGATTTACCAGCTCTTGAATGGGGCAAGCAAACCCATTGCCGTGTACTGAAGTCTAGATTTGATTCCAATGTGGTCGTTGACAGCGCTTTAGTTGATATGTATGCTAAATGTGGACGACTTGGTTACGCACGTAGAGTTTTCGACATCCTTCCCGAGAAGAACTTGGTATCTTGGAACACCATGGTTGTCGGATATGCCCAACATGGGTTCGGGAAAGAAGCTTTAGAAATTTATGCTATGATGCAGAGCCATGGGGTTAAACCTAATGATATCACATTTCTTGGAGTATTATCTGCTTGTGGACATGTTGGACTTTTAGATGAGGGACTTCACCACTTTACTAGCATGACTAAGGTGCATGGAACCATTCCGAGGACCGATCACTTGGCTTGTATAGTCAGTCTGTTTGCACGAAAAGGAAAAACGAAAGAAGCTTATGGTTTTATAAAGAGCTTTTCAGGGGAACCAGATAAGGTAGTGTGGCGTTGCCTATTGTCCGGTTGCAAAGCTAACAGAGACTTCATATTGGGAAAATATGCTGCTGAAAAGATTCTAAGTATCGATCCAGATGATACTTCAGCCTATATCGTATTGGCTAACATTTACGCGGAGTTACAGATGTGGGATGAAACAGCTAAGATTAGAAAGGTGATAAAGGAGAAGGCATTAAAGAAGGAAACTGGACATAGTTGGATTGAACTGCAGAATAAATTGTATACATTCTcagcatgtcatatcatgtccctTCAAGAAAGCTATCTGCAGCAAGTTTTGACTGGCTTGACAGCCCAATTGCTTGATTCAGGCTATGTGCCTGATTTCATGTTTTCGTTGAATTTTGAGGACTAA